From the Hordeum vulgare subsp. vulgare chromosome 1H, MorexV3_pseudomolecules_assembly, whole genome shotgun sequence genome, the window ATATTCCGGCGGTATCTTGTGGAGCCGGCGGCGATGTGGTGGCCGTCCAACCTTGTGCAGGTCTCCCTCTTCAGGTATATATGTCACAGATCAGtatcatatcatatcatgtcatatcATAATACTGTTGCATCATTATTCAATAAAGTGGAGTGGTGCATATTATTGCAGTGTGCAAGGATATAATTTCTTATACTACTATACCTAGCTAGTGTAGATCAGCCACTGTACTGTAGTAGCTAGCTAGTGTCCAGGCATCATGCCGAATTTTTTTGCCGATCGAATTGTTCTAGCTAATGCATGTGTGGTAGCGGGTCACCGAGTCATCGCATCACATCCTTGAATGTTGGGTGGTGGTGCTGCTACTGGCACTACCACAAACGCAATGATTAAAGCAAGCGCCCAAGTTGCAGGTCGGCATGGAAGCTGCGGTGTGAAAATTCGATTCCACTCTATCATTTCCCTGCGCAGTCAATAGAGACTGACACAATGTTAGCGTAGGGGTTCTGTCCGACGCAATTTGCCATACACCGTACCAGACCGGATATTCGAAATCCAGTATACCGGACAGAAACCATGGGTTTGCAGGCGTCTGACCCATCTAAAAACCTCTCCCATGCCACCGCCTTCTCCCGCTTGAAGTGATTGCCGCGCATTCATatcaatttttttcttcttcgttTTGTATATAAAGCAACCAACACTGTATAGATATCATTGTTGGGACAGATAGCACATCAAgttaaaaaaaacaaaataaatgacaACAACGTTAGCTCGACAAAGAGCGGATGATCTGCCATCACTGCGTCTTCTGGAGACAAACCATCACAACCCGAGGCTCCGATCCACCGCGTCCCAAGTATCACCTTCAAGAAGGGATGCGGATGTCGACGATGCTGCTGTCCGGACGAGTCCTAGGATTTTCCCCGGCACGTGGAAGGAGGTAGGGGATGGCTACCACCAACACCCTCCAGGAAGGAATGGTGGCACCCGCCGGTGTCACCGCATAGGAGCCGAATGAACCCGCAAGGATTTCTCCCGCACTCCAAACCCCATCATCCACGTAGTCTCACTGCGAACGCTAACACGAGGCCAAGGAGACTGGAGAGCTGCGCCAAACGATGGATCAGCAGCACCGAAACCGAGCAGGAGGACAACCACCTCCACCGCGGCGGTCCCCGACACGGACAACAGGGCATACCAGGCCATCCCTAGCCCAGCCGGGCCCGAAACGGGTCCGCTAAGCCCTACCAGCCATGCTGCAGCGAGCTGGCAACGGTGCCGCCAACACCCAGCCGCTCGTCGCCGCTCCCCCGACTTCTGAAAGTTTCGCCACAGACCCGCTCCGCCGTTGATCTGGGTCACATGCCTAGATGAGCCCCGTAGGGCCCAGATCTGGGTCGAGAGGCTGCCGCCAAATCGCGCTGCAGCGTCACCACGCCGCCaacgacgacactgctgcccagcCGTCCGCTCACGCTGCATCGGGGTGCCCCGCCACCGCCTAGGAGCACCCCGAGACGCAGCTCCGCCCCGTGTCGGAGAGCCACCGAGAGGGGAAGGGCAGGGGGCTGCCGCCACAAGCGAACCCAGGGCCAGGTCGACTGCGGGTGCTAGCGACGGCGGCggagaagagagggagagggcgggGCTGGAGGAAGGGGGAGGTTGGCCGCGGCCGGTCGCCCGCGGGGGCGATGCGATCGCGAGAGAGGAGAGGGCAGGATGCGCCCTGTCGGCCCAGATCTAGGCCCTGCCACGTCGGTTCATAGCGGACACGACCTATCGAATTCCTATAGCACTCCTAATTCCTATGTTTTGGTTTCCTCCAAACCGAACgagccttagagcatctccaacgcgTGGTGCGCTAAAATCCGGTTTGCGGCACGCCCATCGTCAGGTTTGGCGCGGCGCGCATCGCTGGCTTCAGCAGCCGCGCTGAAATGCAGCGCGGGCGGTGCAGCTCCAGCAGCGCGCTAAAATGCAGCACGCACGAGCAGCCGGCACCTCACATTTCTTGCAATTTGGACACAAAATAAATTTCACACATTCACAAAACAAAGACATGGCATATAATTTAAATCACAAACATCATTCAACTAAAAGTTTAAAATAAATAGTTCAATTtattattacaactcaaacaaatagttatCATAaaatacaacaaatagttcaacaatacaacaaTACAACAAATAGTACAACGCACAAATCATGATGCTCTTTGGCGGTCATTCCAAGCCCACCACTCCTTAATGAGATCATTCGTGGGTTCATTATGCGTTGTTGGACGGCGACGGTGGCGCTGCTGGATGGGTAGGTGAAGATTCGCGTGAGCGCTCGAGAGTTCAGCGTGCGGGAGTGGGCGCCGCTTATTTCAGCGTGCGGGAGCGGGCGCAGCAAATAAGCGGCGCGCGACGGCGTTTCCTTCCGCGCGCTCAATTACATATGCCGCCCGCGCGGTTTTTACGCGTTAGCTGAAGCGTCCGGAACAGTAGCGCACGCTAAAGGGACTATTTTTTCAAAACGACGTCTATATAACGCGGCTGTTGAGATGCTTTTAATATCGATCAGCAGGTGCAAATTAAAGACAAAGCCAGAAGGGTGTCTAGTTATCCTGAGTAAATAAGAAGACCGCCGATCAGCCTCCATGTTCCTAGTAAAAAAATTAAGTCAAGGAAAAAAAGAATAATTTATTTCCACTTTCAAGATTCTACAAGGGGCAAAAACAGGAAGCTATAACGAACCATCAGGATAAGATTCCAGTTAATCCAAAGATTCAATCGACTACTGTATTTTATGACCAAAATGCAGCCTTTAACTTTTACGAGTTCCTCCTGAACTGAGGCCCACAGTTCGTGAATGCATGGATAAATTAGTGTCTTCAGAAGTTAGCAAACCGGAAAAGGCTTTGACATTCAAGTTCCATCCACAACGCATGTCTCCATCCACAACGCATATCTTCACCGTCTAAACCTTTTCATGATccgagatgcatgtgagaaagctgACAGATCCCATACTTTTCTTTGGCATGCATGTGAGGTAGCAGGTGTGCTATTGCTAGATTCTTGCATGTCATGCATGTCTTGCATTATTTTTCCAACACACAACACGATTTAAATGTCACGAAATTTAAATGCAGACCAACACACAACACGATTATGCATGATGGTGTTTGCAGACCAACACACAACACGATTTAAATGCCACGAAATTTAAATCTCTGTCATAACTCATAACTTAAAAAAAAATAGGTAACTTTATTAGCTTTTTCTTGAACTTTATCTTCGAAACTCAAAGAACTATTATTTTATATTGGTTTTTTAAAAAGTTCTTATTTTATTGCAAAGTCTAAACACATCCTTCCTAGAGTTCTTAAGAAATTTACATGTTTATCAAGATTGCAGTATAGTTGTAAATACTCCCTCAAAATTCAGCGCTTTGTTCAGCATTTTTTCAACAGTTTGTTGAAATGAAACTTCTACCAAGTAATAAGAAAGATGTGTTTATGAACAAGTAACTTACAGATTCGTAAATCATTCATGATACATATGCTGATCAGGGCACTTCACGAGAAGGAACGGAGGCGCAAAGGTGGCCTGACGCGCACCCAATTCTTCATGGTGGCATTCGGGTGCAGTTTCGCCTACTACATCTTCCCAGGCtacctgttggagatgctcacTTCCATTTCCTGGATCTGTTGGATCTTTCCCACCTCCGTAGTAGCTCAACAGCTTGGCTCAGGCCTCCACGGCCTTGGCATAGGCGCAATTGGACTTGACTGGTCATCCATCTCCTCCTACCTCGGAAGCCCTCTCGCAAGCCCCTTGTTTGCCACCGCCAACATTGCCGCGGGCTTCTTCATCTACATTTATCTCGTCACGCCCATCGCCTACTGGTTTAACGTCTACGAGGCGCGGAACTTCCCCATCTTTTCAGATGGCCTCTTTACAGCGATCGGCCAGAAATACAACATCTCTAGTATTGTGGATCCCGAGTTCCACTTCGATGCAAATGCCTATGAGAAGAATGGGCCACTATACATAAGCACCTTCTTTGCTGTCAGCTATGGTCTTGGTTTTGCTTGCCTGACCGCAACGATTGTCCATGTTCTCCTTTTCCATGGAAGGTACCTAATTTCACCATCTGCTTCTTTTGTCTTTTGAGCAAAAGTAGATATATATGTGAGACTAGACCTGCAATATAATACTTGTGTCCAGTGAAATTTGGCAGTTAAGCAAATCAGCTTTCCAGGATAGTAAGATGGATGTACACACAAAGCTTATGAGGAGATACAGGCAGGTTCCTGAATGGTGGTTCATTTGCATCCTTGTCGCCAGTGTTGCAATTGCCGTCTTCACTTGTGAATACTACATTGAGCAACTTCAGTTACCCTGGTGGGGGATCCTGCTTGCATGTGCCCTTTCCATTGTCTACACCCTTCCAATTGGAATCATCACAGCAACAACCAACCAGGTATATATGGACAGATCCAAACATGAATTAATTAAGATGGATATTATATGTCTTACAGTTGTAGGAGCAACTAGCAGTTTAACTATTTTTATATCACAGACTCCAGGTTTGAATATCATCACGGAGTACATCATGGGTTACTTATATCCTGGACGACCTGTTGCAAACATGTGTTTCAAGGTATATGGCTACGTTGCCCCACGTCAAGCTCTAGCATTTCTGCAAGATTTTAAGTTGGGCCACTACATGAAGATTCCCCCAAGGACCATGTTTATGGCTCAGGTCAGCTACCACACTAGTCACATGAACGAACAATGGCCGTTACTTGTCCAAGATATATAATCACATTTAATTTTCCAATTGTTCGTATCAATTGTGTCCCTAGCTAATTAAAAGTGAAGCTATTGAAATAACAGGTTGTAGGCACTTTGATATCAGCATTTGTGTACCTTGGAACAGCGTGGTGGATGATGGACACAATCCCCAATATATGCAACACCGAGCTCCTCCCAGCAGGCAGCCCTTGGACCTGTCCCTACGACCATTTATTTTACGATGCATCAGTCATATGGGGCCTTATCAGCCCACGCAGAATATTCGGCGATTTAGGAACTTACTCTGCTGTGAACTGGTTCTTTTTGGGCGGTGCCATTGCTCCCCTCCTTGTCTGGcttgcacacaaggcattcccaGGCCAAAAATGGATCTTACTTGTCAATATGCCTGTGCTGCTCGGTGGAATCAGCCATATGCCTCCTGCCACTGCAGTCAACTACACGGCGTGGATATGCGTTGCATTTTTGTCGGGCTATGTGGTCTATAAGTACCGACATAACTGGTGGAAGAGACACAATTACCTTCTTTCGGGTGCCCTTGATGCTGGTTTGGCATTCATGGCTGTCCTGATATATTTATGCCTGGAACTAGATAACATCACTTTGAACTGGTGGGGCAATGTTTCAGATGGATGTCCTCTGGCTTCTTGCCCCACTGCAAAGGGTATAATTGTAGATGGTTGTCCGGTGCATAATTGAGAATATTTGAGTTATCTTGAGCAAAAAAAGATGAATGGAGGCTGCAGGGATTGCATGATATTCTTCTTTGTAAATAAATATT encodes:
- the LOC123449494 gene encoding oligopeptide transporter 7-like, with product MASSHREQEELHDQAGQEDEEGELHDQIIAPLLQPLTSSSRGSPEEVGDREAENSAVEQVALTVPVGDDPSTPVLTFRMWVLGAASCVALSFLNTFFWYRKEPLEITAISAQVAVVPLGRLMAAALPERAFFRGRRWEFTLNPGPFSVKEHVLITIFANAGAGSVFAINLVTAVRVFYGKPISFLVSLLVVLTSQVVGFGWAGIFRRYLVEPAAMWWPSNLVQVSLFRALHEKERRRKGGLTRTQFFMVAFGCSFAYYIFPGYLLEMLTSISWICWIFPTSVVAQQLGSGLHGLGIGAIGLDWSSISSYLGSPLASPLFATANIAAGFFIYIYLVTPIAYWFNVYEARNFPIFSDGLFTAIGQKYNISSIVDPEFHFDANAYEKNGPLYISTFFAVSYGLGFACLTATIVHVLLFHGSEIWQLSKSAFQDSKMDVHTKLMRRYRQVPEWWFICILVASVAIAVFTCEYYIEQLQLPWWGILLACALSIVYTLPIGIITATTNQTPGLNIITEYIMGYLYPGRPVANMCFKVYGYVAPRQALAFLQDFKLGHYMKIPPRTMFMAQVVGTLISAFVYLGTAWWMMDTIPNICNTELLPAGSPWTCPYDHLFYDASVIWGLISPRRIFGDLGTYSAVNWFFLGGAIAPLLVWLAHKAFPGQKWILLVNMPVLLGGISHMPPATAVNYTAWICVAFLSGYVVYKYRHNWWKRHNYLLSGALDAGLAFMAVLIYLCLELDNITLNWWGNVSDGCPLASCPTAKGIIVDGCPVHN